A window of the Planococcus citri chromosome 4, ihPlaCitr1.1, whole genome shotgun sequence genome harbors these coding sequences:
- the LOC135845462 gene encoding angiotensin-converting enzyme-like isoform X2 — protein sequence MYSIVFVCLLLWAKPIVNGADQEEEAVRFLDRVNKLYAEKSHEVTLAEWAYATDIKPETLAKKLEVSNELAKFAKAQWLETIKYPWKTFKNPDLRRQFKKFSILGTSALPEDKYEKLEKLIADMQSIYSKGKICAYNDTSKCNLSLEPELTEILATSRNEEELKHVWVEWRKQTGKPIRPLFAEYVALTNEAAALNNFTDAAEFWLEAYETEDFKEQIARIWEQLRPFYLEVHAYVRRKLREKYGEKVVSKRGPIPAHLLGNMWAQTWSNIGELGTPYPSVKSEDVTPYLQEQKYTPIRMFQLADEFFQSINLTAMPDTFWERSVLEKPNDRDIVCHASAWDFYDAEDFRIKQCTEVTAEDLNTAHHEMGHIQYYLQYRSQPFVYREGANPGFHEAIGDVIALSVSTPKHMNKIGLLPNLANSREADLNYLLHVALDKITFLPFGYLMDLWRWNVFKGVITEDDYNCEWWKLRNTYQGIESPVDRSEDDFDPASKYHIVASVPYIRYFVSFVIQFQFHEALCKQAGEYDPENASAKPLHQCDIYQSTAAGNLLGKMLRLGSSKPWPDAMQILTGQRIMDAGPLLRYFAPIYEWLKEENKKSGEYIGWEPSQRVCKKKFHFGSFVRKIVKNVSDIFSSNKKH from the exons atGTATTCGATTGTATTCGTATGTTTACTGTTATGGGCGAAACCAATCGTAAACGGAGCTGACCAAGAAGAAGAAGCAGTCAGATTTCTCGACCGTGTCAATAAACTATACGCAGAGAAAAGCCACGAAGTGACATTGGCCGAATGGGCATACGCGACCGATATCAAACCAGAAACACTAGCGAAAAAG CTCGAAGTAAGCAATGAATTGGCTAAGTTTGCTAAAGCTCAATGGCTCGAGACAATTAAATATCCTTGGAAGACGTTTAAGAACCCTGATTTACGAAGACAATTTAAGAAATTCTCCATACTCGGTACCTCGGCATTACCCGAAGATAAATATGaaaag CTGGAAAAGTTGATTGCTGATATGCAGTCAATTTACAGTAAAGGCAAAATTTGCGCTTATAACGATACCAGTAAATGTAACTTAAGTCTAGAACCAG AATTAACGGAAATCTTAGCTACGAGTCGAAATGAAGAAGAGCTAAAACACGTTTGGGTCGAATGGAGGAAGCAAACTGGTAAACCAATTCGTCCTTTGTTCGCCGAATACGTGGCACTTACCAACGAAGCGGCAGCTTTAAACA ATTTCACCGATGCCGCTGAATTTTGGTTAGAAGCTTACGAAACCGAAGACTTCAAAGAGCAAATTGCTCGAATATGGGAACAACTACGTCCTTTCTACTTGGAAGTGCATGCCTATGTAAGAAGAAAATTAAGAGAGAAATATGGCGAGAAAGTCGTCTCAAAGAGAGGCCCAATACCTGCTCatttgttag gcAACATGTGGGCTCAAACTTGGTCCAACATAGGTGAATTGGGTACACCTTATCCTAGTGTCAAAAGTGAAGATGTTACGCCATATTTACAAGAACAA AAATACACTCCAATTAGAATGTTTCAACTGGCTGATGAGTTTTTCCAATCTATCAATTTGACCGCTATGCCAGATACGTTTTGGGAAAGATCAGTTCTTGAGAAGCCCAACGATCGTGATATTGTATGCCATGCGTCAGCTTGGGATTTCTATGATGCTGAAGATTTCCG TATAAAACAATGCACCGAAGTTACTGCTGAAGACTTGAACACAGCTCATCACGAAATGGGTCATATACAATACTACCTACAATACAGATCTCAACCGTTTGTTTATCGAGAAGGTGCCAATCCAG GATTTCACGAAGCCATTGGAGATGTAATCGCGTTATCGGTTTCCACTCCGAAACACATGAATAAAATTGGTCTCTTACCTAATCTTGCCAATAGTAGAGAAGCGGACTTGAATTATTTACTACACGTTGCTCTAGATAAAATAACATTCTTACCTTTTGGATACTTGATGGATTTATGGAGATGGAATGTATTCAAAGGTGTTATCACCGAAGACGATTATAATTGCGAATGGTGGAAGTTAAG aaacaCCTACCAAGGCATTGAATCTCCAGTTGATCGATCAGAAGATGATTTCGATCCAGCTTCCAAGTATCATATTGTTGCCAGTGTTCCTTATATTAG ATATTTCGTAAGTTTCGTAATCCAATTCCAATTTCACGAAGCACTTTGTAAACAAGCCGGCGAATACGATCCAGAAAACGCCAGCGCCAAACCACTCCATCAATGCGACATTTATCAAAGTACCGCCGCCGGTAATTTACTCGG GAAAATGTTAAGATTAGGATCTTCGAAACCGTGGCCTGACGCGATGCAAATACTAACCGGACAGAGAATTATGGACGCTGGCCCATTGCTGCGGTATTTCGCTCCTATATACGAATGGTTAAAGGAAGAGAATAAAAAAAGCGGAGAATATATCGGATGGGAACCGTCTCAAAgag tttgtaaaaaaaaattccattttggtagtTTCGTCAGAAAAATAGTTAAGAATGTGAGCGACATATTCAGCTCTAACAAGAAACACTGA
- the LOC135845462 gene encoding angiotensin-converting enzyme-like isoform X1, giving the protein MYCCQIFRKTVEMYSIVFVCLLLWAKPIVNGADQEEEAVRFLDRVNKLYAEKSHEVTLAEWAYATDIKPETLAKKLEVSNELAKFAKAQWLETIKYPWKTFKNPDLRRQFKKFSILGTSALPEDKYEKLEKLIADMQSIYSKGKICAYNDTSKCNLSLEPELTEILATSRNEEELKHVWVEWRKQTGKPIRPLFAEYVALTNEAAALNNFTDAAEFWLEAYETEDFKEQIARIWEQLRPFYLEVHAYVRRKLREKYGEKVVSKRGPIPAHLLGNMWAQTWSNIGELGTPYPSVKSEDVTPYLQEQKYTPIRMFQLADEFFQSINLTAMPDTFWERSVLEKPNDRDIVCHASAWDFYDAEDFRIKQCTEVTAEDLNTAHHEMGHIQYYLQYRSQPFVYREGANPGFHEAIGDVIALSVSTPKHMNKIGLLPNLANSREADLNYLLHVALDKITFLPFGYLMDLWRWNVFKGVITEDDYNCEWWKLRNTYQGIESPVDRSEDDFDPASKYHIVASVPYIRYFVSFVIQFQFHEALCKQAGEYDPENASAKPLHQCDIYQSTAAGNLLGKMLRLGSSKPWPDAMQILTGQRIMDAGPLLRYFAPIYEWLKEENKKSGEYIGWEPSQRVCKKKFHFGSFVRKIVKNVSDIFSSNKKH; this is encoded by the exons ATGTATTGTTGTCAAATTTTCCGGAAAACTGTTGA gatGTATTCGATTGTATTCGTATGTTTACTGTTATGGGCGAAACCAATCGTAAACGGAGCTGACCAAGAAGAAGAAGCAGTCAGATTTCTCGACCGTGTCAATAAACTATACGCAGAGAAAAGCCACGAAGTGACATTGGCCGAATGGGCATACGCGACCGATATCAAACCAGAAACACTAGCGAAAAAG CTCGAAGTAAGCAATGAATTGGCTAAGTTTGCTAAAGCTCAATGGCTCGAGACAATTAAATATCCTTGGAAGACGTTTAAGAACCCTGATTTACGAAGACAATTTAAGAAATTCTCCATACTCGGTACCTCGGCATTACCCGAAGATAAATATGaaaag CTGGAAAAGTTGATTGCTGATATGCAGTCAATTTACAGTAAAGGCAAAATTTGCGCTTATAACGATACCAGTAAATGTAACTTAAGTCTAGAACCAG AATTAACGGAAATCTTAGCTACGAGTCGAAATGAAGAAGAGCTAAAACACGTTTGGGTCGAATGGAGGAAGCAAACTGGTAAACCAATTCGTCCTTTGTTCGCCGAATACGTGGCACTTACCAACGAAGCGGCAGCTTTAAACA ATTTCACCGATGCCGCTGAATTTTGGTTAGAAGCTTACGAAACCGAAGACTTCAAAGAGCAAATTGCTCGAATATGGGAACAACTACGTCCTTTCTACTTGGAAGTGCATGCCTATGTAAGAAGAAAATTAAGAGAGAAATATGGCGAGAAAGTCGTCTCAAAGAGAGGCCCAATACCTGCTCatttgttag gcAACATGTGGGCTCAAACTTGGTCCAACATAGGTGAATTGGGTACACCTTATCCTAGTGTCAAAAGTGAAGATGTTACGCCATATTTACAAGAACAA AAATACACTCCAATTAGAATGTTTCAACTGGCTGATGAGTTTTTCCAATCTATCAATTTGACCGCTATGCCAGATACGTTTTGGGAAAGATCAGTTCTTGAGAAGCCCAACGATCGTGATATTGTATGCCATGCGTCAGCTTGGGATTTCTATGATGCTGAAGATTTCCG TATAAAACAATGCACCGAAGTTACTGCTGAAGACTTGAACACAGCTCATCACGAAATGGGTCATATACAATACTACCTACAATACAGATCTCAACCGTTTGTTTATCGAGAAGGTGCCAATCCAG GATTTCACGAAGCCATTGGAGATGTAATCGCGTTATCGGTTTCCACTCCGAAACACATGAATAAAATTGGTCTCTTACCTAATCTTGCCAATAGTAGAGAAGCGGACTTGAATTATTTACTACACGTTGCTCTAGATAAAATAACATTCTTACCTTTTGGATACTTGATGGATTTATGGAGATGGAATGTATTCAAAGGTGTTATCACCGAAGACGATTATAATTGCGAATGGTGGAAGTTAAG aaacaCCTACCAAGGCATTGAATCTCCAGTTGATCGATCAGAAGATGATTTCGATCCAGCTTCCAAGTATCATATTGTTGCCAGTGTTCCTTATATTAG ATATTTCGTAAGTTTCGTAATCCAATTCCAATTTCACGAAGCACTTTGTAAACAAGCCGGCGAATACGATCCAGAAAACGCCAGCGCCAAACCACTCCATCAATGCGACATTTATCAAAGTACCGCCGCCGGTAATTTACTCGG GAAAATGTTAAGATTAGGATCTTCGAAACCGTGGCCTGACGCGATGCAAATACTAACCGGACAGAGAATTATGGACGCTGGCCCATTGCTGCGGTATTTCGCTCCTATATACGAATGGTTAAAGGAAGAGAATAAAAAAAGCGGAGAATATATCGGATGGGAACCGTCTCAAAgag tttgtaaaaaaaaattccattttggtagtTTCGTCAGAAAAATAGTTAAGAATGTGAGCGACATATTCAGCTCTAACAAGAAACACTGA
- the LOC135845475 gene encoding uncharacterized protein LOC135845475, translating into MGAAVARIPAHRVTIEDVDDLVKRYNNNPHQAFTSLEMSLIYHAIDISVPCPRTDIDYSGVVRYHFSNVVNDINCPLNLFTLEGVSSRLQGGRHPCRWLILLKFRNPQTPYNRNTLAMAKRTSEMGLTNLMWNKFTYKRIEDQGECIELEFRMAHSTCQCAPYSKIIRTPWIFFPATRTEEEEYEMRNERFKRVSKLRLERNLGIMQDSLTNSA; encoded by the exons ATGGGAGCCGCAGTAGCCCGAATTCCTGCTCATAGAGTAACAATTGAAGATGTTGATGATCTCGTGAAGCGAT ataacaACAACCCACATCAAGCATTCACTTCTCTGGAGATGAGCCTCATCTATCATGCAATAGATATATCTGTTCCGTGTCCTCGGACTGATATCGACTACTCAGGAGTGGTGAGGTATCACTTCTCTAACGTAGTGAATGACATAAACTGTCCTTTAAATTTGTTTACCTTGGAAGGAGTGTCATCTAGATTGCAAGGAGGTAGGCACCCGTGCCGCTGGTTGATTTTACTGAAGTTCAGAAATCCTCAAACGCCATACAACCGCAATACGTTGGCCATGGCGAAGAGAACTTCCGAAATGGGTTTAACAAATTTAATGTGGAATAAATTCACCTATAAAAGGATTGAAGATCAGGGAGAATGCATAGAATTAGAATTTCGTATGGCTCATTCTACGTGCCAATGTGCCCCATATTCTAAAATTATTCGGACACCGTGGATTTTTTTCCCTGCAACGCGAACGGAGGAAGAAGAATATGAGATGAGAAACGAAAGATTCAAACGTGTTTCAAAACTAAGACTCGAACGTAATCTTGGGATAATGCAGGATTCTTTAACAAACAGTGcttag
- the Abi gene encoding abl interactor 2 isoform X1 has translation MWNSQTHPVDPGCESGLGSDSDNMAELAALLTNEIPEGRHNLSDSHINLERVADYCETNYLQIENKRMALEETKNYTTQSLASVAYQINTLAYNFLQLLDLQASQLSEMESQMNHISQAVMIHKEKVARREIGVLTANKTINRQYKIIAPVNPEKPIKYVRRPIDYNVLDDIGHGVRSATPRLRQRGTSQGSIQSITSVNTTSAASVGPAPTTKPPTPPAAVRGTGSLTKNSRDYRAPPAVAPPQVPSHYAPNYPMGHVRRERGAGYSTLPMPQSGHHTLPHQSSGSPQIGMVHPIPQHTQSTPPMSTSPAASSMMNSNDINMPPPPSPLTLSTSGIGSGAGDYSDHNSSGGSSIVGSQTIYRSGSIHHNIPINIGIANQIHHTMPLRQGSCSPPLPPPPSIEDEHARFGQPQGGPGHVPIVSDEPDLPGWVPKNYIEKVVAVYDYYADKEDELSFQENAVIYVLKKNDDGWWEGVMDGLTGLFPGNYVEPCM, from the exons ATGTGGAATTCACAAACACACCCAG TAGATCCTGGATGCGAATCTGGCTTAGGAAGTGATTCCGATAACATGGCCGAATTAGCAGCTTTACTCACCAACGAAATCCCCGAGGGGAGACATAATCTGTCTGACAGTCACATCAATTTAGAAAGAGTTGCAGATTACTGCGAAACGAACTACCTTCAG ATTGAGAACAAGAGAATGGCTTTAGAAGAAACGAAGAACTATACAACTCAATCGTTGGCCAGTGTAGCGTATCAAATAAACACATTGGCGTATAACTTCCTTCAACTGCTCGATTTACAAGCATCTCAGTTatcggagatggaaagtcaaatgaATCATATATCGCAG GCTGTTATGATTCATAAAGAAAAAGTAGCTAGGCGTGAAATTGGTGTTTTGACCGCCAATAAAACGATCAATCGGCAATACAAGATAATCGCTCCTGTTAATCCAGAAAAACCCATAAAATATGTTCGAAGGCCGATAGATTACAACG TTTTGGATGATATCGGTCATGGAGTTCGTAGCGCTACACCACGTCTTCGGCAACGAGGTACGAGTCAAGGAAGCATTCAGTCTATAACGAGTGTGAATACTACTTCAGCAGCCAGTGTGGGACCGGCTCCTACGACTAAACCTCCAACACCCCCGGCTGCGGTTCGAGGAACAGGTTCGCTGACTAAAAATTCCAGGGATTATAGAGCACCTCCTGCTGTAGCACCTCCTCAG gtacctAGTCATTATGCGCCGAATTATCCAATGGGACATGTCCGTCGAGAAAGAGGAGCCGGTTATAGTACACTGCCGATGCCTCAATCCGGTCATCACACATTACCTCATCAAAGTTCTGGGTCTCCACAAATCGGTATGGTTCATCCAATTCCACAACATACTCAATCGACACCTCCAATGTCTACTTCACCTGCTGCTTCATCGATGATGAATTCAAATGATATTAATATGCCTC CTCCACCTTCTCCGTTGACTTTAAGTACAAGCGGTATCGGTTCAGGAGCTGGTGACTACAGCGATCATAATTCCAGTGGTGGTTCGTCCATAGTTGGAAGTCAGACCATATACCGAAGTGGAAGTATTCACCACAATATACCAATTAATATTGGTATAGCTAATCAGATCCATCATACGATGCCTCTTCGTCAAGGTAGTTGTTCACCTCCTCTACCACCGCCTCCTAGTATCGAAGATGAACATGCTAGATTCGGCCAGCCGCAAGGTGGTCCTGGTCATGTACCCATTGTTTCTGATGAACCCGATTTGCCCGGATGGGTACCGAAGAATTACATAGAAAAAG TCGTTGCTGTATATGACTATTACGCTGATAAAGAAGACGAATTGAGTTTCCAAGAAAACGCCGTCATAtatgttttgaagaaaaatgacgACGGATGGTGGGAAGGCGTGATGGATGGTCTAACCGGTCTATTTCCCGGCAATTACGTTGAACCATGCATGTAG
- the Abi gene encoding abl interactor 2 isoform X2 — protein sequence MWNSQTHPDPGCESGLGSDSDNMAELAALLTNEIPEGRHNLSDSHINLERVADYCETNYLQIENKRMALEETKNYTTQSLASVAYQINTLAYNFLQLLDLQASQLSEMESQMNHISQAVMIHKEKVARREIGVLTANKTINRQYKIIAPVNPEKPIKYVRRPIDYNVLDDIGHGVRSATPRLRQRGTSQGSIQSITSVNTTSAASVGPAPTTKPPTPPAAVRGTGSLTKNSRDYRAPPAVAPPQVPSHYAPNYPMGHVRRERGAGYSTLPMPQSGHHTLPHQSSGSPQIGMVHPIPQHTQSTPPMSTSPAASSMMNSNDINMPPPPSPLTLSTSGIGSGAGDYSDHNSSGGSSIVGSQTIYRSGSIHHNIPINIGIANQIHHTMPLRQGSCSPPLPPPPSIEDEHARFGQPQGGPGHVPIVSDEPDLPGWVPKNYIEKVVAVYDYYADKEDELSFQENAVIYVLKKNDDGWWEGVMDGLTGLFPGNYVEPCM from the exons ATGTGGAATTCACAAACACACCCAG ATCCTGGATGCGAATCTGGCTTAGGAAGTGATTCCGATAACATGGCCGAATTAGCAGCTTTACTCACCAACGAAATCCCCGAGGGGAGACATAATCTGTCTGACAGTCACATCAATTTAGAAAGAGTTGCAGATTACTGCGAAACGAACTACCTTCAG ATTGAGAACAAGAGAATGGCTTTAGAAGAAACGAAGAACTATACAACTCAATCGTTGGCCAGTGTAGCGTATCAAATAAACACATTGGCGTATAACTTCCTTCAACTGCTCGATTTACAAGCATCTCAGTTatcggagatggaaagtcaaatgaATCATATATCGCAG GCTGTTATGATTCATAAAGAAAAAGTAGCTAGGCGTGAAATTGGTGTTTTGACCGCCAATAAAACGATCAATCGGCAATACAAGATAATCGCTCCTGTTAATCCAGAAAAACCCATAAAATATGTTCGAAGGCCGATAGATTACAACG TTTTGGATGATATCGGTCATGGAGTTCGTAGCGCTACACCACGTCTTCGGCAACGAGGTACGAGTCAAGGAAGCATTCAGTCTATAACGAGTGTGAATACTACTTCAGCAGCCAGTGTGGGACCGGCTCCTACGACTAAACCTCCAACACCCCCGGCTGCGGTTCGAGGAACAGGTTCGCTGACTAAAAATTCCAGGGATTATAGAGCACCTCCTGCTGTAGCACCTCCTCAG gtacctAGTCATTATGCGCCGAATTATCCAATGGGACATGTCCGTCGAGAAAGAGGAGCCGGTTATAGTACACTGCCGATGCCTCAATCCGGTCATCACACATTACCTCATCAAAGTTCTGGGTCTCCACAAATCGGTATGGTTCATCCAATTCCACAACATACTCAATCGACACCTCCAATGTCTACTTCACCTGCTGCTTCATCGATGATGAATTCAAATGATATTAATATGCCTC CTCCACCTTCTCCGTTGACTTTAAGTACAAGCGGTATCGGTTCAGGAGCTGGTGACTACAGCGATCATAATTCCAGTGGTGGTTCGTCCATAGTTGGAAGTCAGACCATATACCGAAGTGGAAGTATTCACCACAATATACCAATTAATATTGGTATAGCTAATCAGATCCATCATACGATGCCTCTTCGTCAAGGTAGTTGTTCACCTCCTCTACCACCGCCTCCTAGTATCGAAGATGAACATGCTAGATTCGGCCAGCCGCAAGGTGGTCCTGGTCATGTACCCATTGTTTCTGATGAACCCGATTTGCCCGGATGGGTACCGAAGAATTACATAGAAAAAG TCGTTGCTGTATATGACTATTACGCTGATAAAGAAGACGAATTGAGTTTCCAAGAAAACGCCGTCATAtatgttttgaagaaaaatgacgACGGATGGTGGGAAGGCGTGATGGATGGTCTAACCGGTCTATTTCCCGGCAATTACGTTGAACCATGCATGTAG
- the LOC135845469 gene encoding non-homologous end-joining factor 1-like, giving the protein MWKLKKINDTDHFLNVQTLQAGRLYKFSLTDFCKLWSVELSKKQIVDQCKDSNKWLEADDETLICETLNLFDVARTDVNWSMVSNRLVLNSTFSGIKFSFHVEFQLADEESFSKIVVSPLLLIIKNLHQQKEFLKDCLKKKDTEIAEYKLDGAVISRKNIETPVFQESVIPNMFIQETQKFSFSKPTDLVDDQIISSYNELFSFLPSENTEANVPEEQEVKRNLNVEKESHELSKIPKKSQSDLIIQVENKNDVPSSSVRLANVIRKRPQPRKLKNL; this is encoded by the exons ATgtggaaattgaagaaaattaatgaTACCGATCATTTTCTGAATGTTCAGACGTTGCAAGCTGGTCGTCTCTACAAATTCTCCCTAACTGATTTCTGTAAACTATGGAGCGTTGAGCTATCAAAGAAACAAATTGTTGATCAATGCAAG GATTCAAACAAATGGCTCGAAGCTGATGATGAAACATTGATATGTGAAACGTTAAACTTATTCGATGTGGCTAGAACTGACGTAAACTGGAGTATGGTTTCTAATCGGTTAGTTCTGAATTCAACTTTTAGCGGTATTAAATTCAGCTTCCACGTCGAGTTTCAATTGGCAGACGAAGAAAGT ttcTCCAAAATCGTCGTATCGCCTCTACTactgataataaaaaatttgcatcaacaaaaagaatttttgaaagattgctTGAAGAAGAAAGATACCGAAATAGCTGAATACAAATTGGACGGAGCGGTAATTTcaagaa aaaatattGAAACGCCAGTTTTTCAAGAAAGTGTAATACCAAATATGTTTATTCAAGAGActcagaaattttcattcagcaaacCGACTGATTTAGTTGATGATCAGATAATTTCATCGTataatgaacttttttctttccTACC TTCGGAAAACACAGAAGCAAATGTTCCCGAAGAGCAAGAAGTAAAACGTAATTTGAACGTGGAAAAAGAAAGTCATGAGCTGAGCaag attccaaaaaaaagtcagtccgaTTTGATTATccaagttgaaaacaaaaatgatgttCCTTCGAGTTCAGTGCGATTAGCGAATGTAATCAGAAAAAGACCTCAACCTcgtaaattgaagaatttataa